The proteins below come from a single Cryptococcus gattii WM276 chromosome D, complete sequence genomic window:
- a CDS encoding mRNA processing-related protein, putative (Similar to TIGR gene model, INSD accession AAW43157.1), producing MLSTSSKYPQSHAQLTQSASLQGGKVSREEYRRQKDLEAARKAGTAPAALDEQGNAINPHIPEYITKAPWYADTGRPSLAHQRINEQGPHLKLDEWYDRGAKAGPAAKKYRKGACENCGAMTHKRKDCVERPRKRGAKFTNKDIAPDELVQQFEGDYDAKRDRWNGYDPASYKHVVEEYEATEEMRKKYREEEIDQQTSTDMAAVKKLAKKDKESKVEDDDDFGSSDEDEDDEDKYADAADQVGQKLDTKTRITVRNLRIREDTAKYLINLDETSAYYDPKTRSMRDAPVKNMNPEDMKFAGDNFQRFSGDATNMQKLQLFAWQSAQKGSNINVSANPTAGELLHREFQQKKEVLKDTSKTSILAKYGGEEHLQRMPKELLSGQTENYVEYSRSGQVIKGRERAKARSKYDEDVYIHNHTAVWGSYYDLSTSQWGFACCHSVLPGSYCTGEAGKSANVSSSASALLASSSERAQIEEAAEKERKTLAERHLEDLASGQAKKGKERGRDLPEYGKRPEDGEELDLDEERLKRALKEEKKRKKMGEDEAWQQTKKGKTDVTQEELEAYRLSKQAYDDPMANYQDPGDQ from the exons ATGCTAAGCACAAGCAGTAAGTACCCCCAGTCGCACGCTCAGCTTACACAATCAGCATCTCTCCAGGGCGGGAAAGTCTCTCGTGAGGAATATCGCAGACAGAAAGACCTCGAGGCAGCCCGTAAAGCCGGTACCGCTCCAGCAGCCTTGGACGAACAGGGTAATGCCATCAACCCCCATATCCCTGAGTATATCACCAAAGCCCCATGGTATGCCGACACTGGTCGTCCTTCTCTGGCCCATCAACGTATCAACGAGCAGGGCCCCCATCTCAAACTCGACGAATGGTACGACAGAGGCGCCAAAGCTGGGCCGGCGGCGAAGAAGTACAGGAAGGGCGCTTGCGAAAACTGTGGGGCGATGACACACAAAAGGAAAGACTGTGTGGAGAGACCAAGGAAGAGGGGTGCAAAGTTTACCAATAAGGACATCGCCCCGGATGAGCTTGTTCAGCAGTTTGAGGGTGATTACGATGCCAAGCGTGACAGATGGAATGGATATGATCCTGCATCTTACAAACACGTCGTGGAGGAATATGAGGCGACCGAGGAAATGCGGAAGAAATacagagaagaagaaatagATCAGCAGACGTCTACCGATATGGCTGCTGTGAAAAAGCTGGCCAaaaaggacaaggagagtaaagtggaagatgatgatgactTTGGGTCGAgtgatgaggatgaagatgacgaagaCAAGTATGCCGATGCGGCCGATCAGGTCGGTCAGAAATTAGACACCAAAACCAGGATCACTGTGCGAAACCTGCGTATTCGAGAGGATACTGCGAAATATCTCATCAATCTAGATGAGACTTCGGCATATTATGACCCCAAGACGAGATCAATGCGAGATGCCCCTGTTAAGAATATGAATCCTGAAGAC ATGAAATTCGCTGGCGACAACTTCCAACGGTTCTCGGGCGACGCGACCAACATGCAGAAGCTTCAATTATTTGCCTGGCAATCTGCTCAGAAAGGTAGCAACATCAATGTCTCAGCTAACCCTACCGCGGGTGAATTGTTACATCGGGAATTCCAACAGAAAAAGGAGGTTCTTAAGGATACCAGCAAGACATCGATATTGGCCAAGTATGGCGGTGAAGAACATTTGCAAAGAATGCCAAAGGAGCTATTGAGTGGTCAGACTGAAAATT ACGTGGAATATTCTCGATCGGGACAGGTCATCAAGGGGCGGGAACGCGCCAAGGCTCGATCAAAGTATGATGAAGATG TCTATATCCATAATCATACCGCCGTCTGGGGCTCTTATTACGATCTTTCTACTTCGCAGTGGGGCTTCGCCTGTTGCCACTCCGTTCTTCCTGGATCGTACTGTACTGGCGAAGCCGGCAAATCGGCAAAcgtttcttcttctgcttccGCACTGCTGGCATCGTCTAGCGAACGTGCTCAGATTGAAGAAGCTGCCGAAAAGGAGCGCAAGACTCTTGCCGAACGGCATCTTGAGGATCTCGCGTCTGGCCAGGCCAAGAAAGGCAAGGAGAGGGGACGGGACTTGCCCGAATATGGTAAACGTCCtgaggatggagaggagcTCGATTTAGATGAGGAGAGGCTCAAAAGGGCCCTtaaggaggagaagaagagaaagaagatgggCGAAGACGAGGCCTGGCAGCAGACGAAAAAGGGGAAGACAGATGTCACCCAGGAAGAGCTCG AGGCATATCGATTATCAAAGCAGGCTTACGATGATCCCATGGCAAATTACCAGGACCCCGGAGACCAGTAA
- a CDS encoding Splicing factor SF1, putative (Similar to TIGR gene model, INSD accession AAW42902.1): MWRPAAKTTGTNDVPLANKRRFGLPEDGPPSNSPSYAPRPAGDIQYFNGRQERERDGRDDRERPRDDYDRRRDDYPRDDRDRRYEDYSRDGHSDRRDERPKWDDGDRREDPRGRERSRDRGDSNEDGPRKRRSRWGDASAKVNVPGMPVAVMGNVSQTELDNYAIHVRLEEINRKLRTGDVVPPEGQRSPSPTPQYDAYGRRTNTRELRYRKKLEDERTRLIDRAVKSDPNFRPPVDFQHKRGSRPQDKVYIPVKEFPEINFFGLLVGPRGNSLKKMERESGAKISIRGKGSVKEGKGRPGNFPHDEEDELHCLITADDESKVKTCVALINKVIETAASTPEGENDHKRNQLRELASLNGTLRDDENQLCQNCGEKGHRRWECPQQRVYSANVICRICGGAGHMARDCRGRGDPNLTQNKQTAFDSEYTALMAELGEGGGSTPGAAPTAAIGAPGAIPPQSRVPPWRLPENWQSNAGGFRAPPGFQAQGYQQAAPGAAAYGQQQAYPGYAGYQTGAVGEYGSPATGGADAYAAYYASMGQQAPAAAV; encoded by the exons ATGTGGAGACCAGCTGCAAAGACAACCGGCACGAACGAC GTCCCTCTCGCAAACAAGCGACGCTTCGGTCTCCCCGAAGATGGTCCTCCCTCCAACTCTCCTTCCTATGCACCTCGTCCTGCTGGCGATATTCAGTATTTTAATGGCCGACAAGAGCGCGAGCGGGATGGTCGGGATGACAGAGAGAGGCCAAGGGATGATTACGACAGGAGGCGGGATGATTACCCGCGAGACGACAGGGACAGGAGATATGAAGACTACTCCAGGGATGGACACAGTGACAGGCGAGACGAGAGACCGAAATGGGATGACGGAGACAGGAGAGAGGATCCCAGAGGCCGTGAGCGCTCTAGGGATCGTGGAGACTCCAATGAAG ATGGCCCGCGGAAGCGTCGATCTCGATGGGGTGACGCTTCAGCCAAAGTCAATGTTCCTGGAATGCCGGTCGCGGTCATGGGCAATGTTTCTCAGACAGAACTTGACAACTATGCTATTCACGTCCGTCTCGAGGAGATCAATCGTAAACTGAGAACTGGTGATGTCGTTCCCCCCGAGGGTCAGCGTTCTCCATCCCCTACTCCCCAATACGATGCCTACGGACGCAGGACCAACACAAGGGAGCTGAGATACCGCAAAAAGCTGGAAGATGAGCGTACGAGATTAATTGATCGCGCGGTCAAGTCAGACCCCAATTTCCGACCTCCTGTGGACTTTCAGCATAAGCGAGGTTCTCGACCTCAAGACAAAGTTTATATTCCTGTCAAAGAATTCCCGGAAATTAACTTTTTCGGCTTGCTCGTTGGTCCTCGTGGTAATTCTCTCAAAAAAATGGAAAGGGAAAGTGGTGCCAAAATCAGCATCCGAGGTAAAGGAAGTGTCAAGGAGGGTAAGGGAAGGCCCGGTAACTTCCCTcatgatgaggaggatgaacTGCATTGTTTGATCACCGCCGACGATGAAAGCAAGGTCAAGACTTGCGTCGCCCTGATCAACAAAGTTATAGAAACT GCTGCGTCCACTCCTGAAGGCGAAAATGACCATAAACGAAACCAGCTTCGAGAACTGGCCTCGCTTAACGGTACTCTTCGAGACGACGAGAACCAGCTTTGTCAAAACTGTGGCGAAAAAGGTCATAGGCGTTGGGAATGTCCACAACAGAGAGTGTATAGCGCCAATGTCATCTGTCGTATTTGTGGTGGAG CTGGTCATATGGCACGAGATTGCCGTGGTCGTGGTGATCCAAACCTTACTCAGAATAAACAAACTGCGTTCGATTCAGAATACACTGCACTTATGGCAGAGCTCGGCGAAGGCGGCGGATCGACTCCAGGCGCTGCTCCTACTGCCGCCATTGGCGCTCCTGGTGCTATTCCACCCCAAAGCAGGGTGCCCCCTTGGAGACTTCCGGAAAATTGGCAGTCCA ACGCTGGTGGTTTCCGTGCCCCCCCCGGTTTCCAAGCCCAGGGCTACCAGCAAGCCGCGCCAGGTGCTGCGGCTTACGGCCAACAACAAGCTTACCCAGGTTACGCCGGTTACCAGACTGGTGCCGTGGGTGAATATGGGAGTCCGGCCACCGGCGGTGCTGACGCCTATGCTGC TTACTATGCCTCTATGGGACAGCAAGCTCCAGCCGCTGCTGTTTAA
- a CDS encoding DNA recombination and repair protein Rad54B, putative (Similar to TIGR gene model, INSD accession AAW43155.1), producing the protein MLRRTIQRPSEPPPTSATSGGFGIVSTPFKIPKSSAPKRESTLPARKRKAVSYKEEGPCDDGGDDEYDNEGRPSKKGKFAMGNKEYGSDGVLGDMAKWCNRKFPVFQPKDKSGVFTKSFSIPIMYCPKTSEPIIHSLSHASLGARRHPTLVPRPLHDPMDDHAIVLFDPTIDDKPNPEDINIIESLEEMKKKEELNKGPHRSLKVILGIVDEKKNKQVVKVPVVIDPRLSKVLRPHQIEGVKFLYRCTTGLIADGAWGCIMADEMGLGKTLQCIALLWTLLKQSPIAGKPTCEKVVIACPTSLVGNWANELVKWLGSGAVNPMVVDGKGGKAELIPAVRRWVQAHGRNVTLPVMIVSYETLRTLQEELASCEIGLLLADEGHRLKNAETLTFQALTSLKVQRRVILTGTPIQNDLSEYFALLNFANPEYLGSKLDFKKNFESKILRGRDADATEKEKLESDAKLKELGGLVSKFIIRRTNDLLSKYLPVKYEHVVFCRPSPLQASLYNLFVTSKDVQRLLRGKDSQPLKAIGLLRKLVNHPDLLNLPEDLPGSETLLPDGYNGKGRDRTVNCQYSGKFVVLERMLDHIKHHTNDKIVLISNATQTLDLMEKLCRSKRYGYLRLDGSMSVPKRSKIVAQFNQPESKEFVFLLSSKAGGCGINLIGANRLVLFDPDWNPASDQQALARVWRDGQKKECFVYRFQTTGTIEEKIFQRQCQKQNLSACVVDEAEDTARHFTQGDLRQLFKFNPETLCDTHDTYKCKRCREGKQFVKAQALLYGDASTWNHYPNEELGKMHDDLLRAELGLPEVSYVFQYISH; encoded by the exons ATGCTGCGGAGAACAATTCAACGTCCAAGCGAGCCGCCTCCCACTTCAGCGACTTCTGGAGGCTTCGGTATCGTCTCCACCCCTTTCAAGATACCGAAATCTTCAGCACCAAAACGTGAATCAACACTTCCAGCACGAAAGCGAAAAGCTGTCTCATATAAAGAAGAAGGACCCTGTGATGACGGTGGCGATGATGAGTATGATAATGAAGGGAGGCCCAGCAAGAAGGGCAAATTTGCTATGGGTAATAAGGAGTATGGCTCCGATGGCGTTTTGGGCGATATGGCCAAATGGTGTAACAGAAAATTCCCGGTGTTTCAGCCAAAAGACAAGTCTGGCGTATTTACAAAAAG CTTCTCAATCCCAATAATGTATTGCCCCAAGACCTCGGAACCCATAATACACTCGCTTTCTCATGCCTCTCTTGGCGCCCGCAGACATCCTACTCTTGTCCCCAGGCCTCTACACGATCCTATGGACGACCATGCTATCGTTCTGTTCGACCCCACTATTGATGATAAACCGAATCCAGAGGATATAAATATAATAGAATCGCTAGAagaaatgaagaagaaagaagagtTGAATAAGGGGCCGCATAGGAGCTTGAAGGTCATCCTTGGTATTGTCgatgaaaagaagaataaACAGGTTGTCAAGGTGCCAGTCGTCATCGACCCAAGGCTGTCGAAAGTTTTACGGCCTCATCAAATCGAAGGGGTGAAATTCCTATACCGGTGCACAACCGGATTGATTGCCGATGGAGCATGGGGATGTATCATGGCAGATGAAATGGGGCTCGGAAAAACTCTGCAGTGCATCGCTCTCCTTTGGACTCTTCTCAAGCAGTCGCCTATTGCCGGGAAGCCTACGTGTGAAAAAGTTGTTATCGCCTGTCCCACGTCACTCGTTGGCAACTGGGCCAATGAGCTTGTCAAATGGCTCGGATCGGGAGCGGTCAATCCTATGGTTGTGGATGGCAAAGGGGGAAAAGCCGAGCTTATCCCCGCTGTTAGGCGATGGGTGCAAGCCCACGGCAGGAATGTCACTTTACCTGTGATGATTGTTTCGTATGAGACTCTGCGAACTCTACAAGAAGAGTTGGCCAGTTGCGAAATTGGGCTGCTTCTTGCCGATGAGGGTCATCGGCTCAAAAACGCTG AGACCCTTACCTTCCAAGCTCTTACCTCTCTCAAAGTCCAGCGTCGAGTCATTCTCACTGGAACACCCATACAAAACGACTTATCTGAGTACTTTGCACTGTTGAACTTTGCCAACCCAGAGTATCTTGGCTCGAAGCTTGACTTCAAAAAGAACTTTGAGTCCAAAATTCTCAGAGGACGTGATGCTGATGCAACGGAGAAAGAGAAATTGGAGAGTGACGCAAAGTTAAAGGAGCTTGGCGGACTCGTGAGCAAGTTCATCATCAGACGTACGAATGACTTGTTATCCAAATATT TGCCCGTCAAATATGAGCATGTTGTTTTCTGTCGCCCAAGTCCTCTGCAAGCATCGCTCTACAATCTTTTCGTTACTTCCAAAGATGTTCAACGACTCCTTCGAGGCAAAGACTCTCAACCTCTCAAGGCCATTGGTCTTCTCAGAAAGTTGGTCAATCACCCGGATCTTCTTAATCTACCCGAAGACCTTCCTGGCAGCGAAACCTTGCTACCAGATGGCTATAACGGGAAGGGCAGGGACAGGACCGTCAACTGCCAATATTCGGGGAAATTTGTTGTCCTTGAAAG GATGCTAGACCACATAAAACACCACACAAATGACAAAATAGTACTCATCAGCAATGCTACTCAAACTCTTGACCTCATGGAGAAGCTGTGTCGCAGTAAGCGATATGGCTATCTTCGATTAGACGGCAGCATGTCGGTTCCTAAGAGATCAAAGATTGTGGCCCAGTTCAATCAGCCCGAAAGCAAGGAATTCGTTTTCTTGCTTAGTTCTAAGGCAGGTGGATGTGGCATTAATCTAATCGGCGCCAATAGATTGGTGTTATTTGACCCT GACTGGAACCCTGCCAGTGATCAGCAGGCTTTGGCTCGAGTCTGGCGTGATGGACAAAAGAAAGAGTGTTTCGTCTATCGATTTCAAACGACAGGTACTATTGAAGAAAAAATATTTCAACGACA ATGCCAAAAGCAAAATCTGTCGGCGTGCGTAGTTGACGAAGCCGAAGATACGGCCCGACATTTCACGCAGGGCGACCTACGACAACTATTTAAGTTTAACCCCGAAACTTTGTGCGATACACACGATACTTATAAGTGCAAGCGGTGTCGAGAAGGCAAGCAATTTGTTAAGGCGCAAGCCCTGCTCTATGGTGATGCCAGCAC ATGGAACCATTATCCCAATGAGGAGCTGGGGAAAATGCATGACGACCTATTGAGAGCGGAATTGGGTCTCCCGGAGGTATCCTATGTTTTCCAGTACATTTCGCATTGA
- a CDS encoding Glutamine-fructose-6-phosphate transaminase (isomerizing), putative (Similar to TIGR gene model, INSD accession AAW42899.1), translating into MCGIFSYCSFLCERNRKYVCDVLCNGLARLEYRGYDSAGIGIDGDSKGSPMILFKEVGKVAALRKHISEGIPCPLPDQAPLKEKVDMSKLFLSQTSMAHTRWATHGVPSPGNCHPHVSDVQTEFSLVHNGIITNYKELKLVLLKRGYAFHSDTDTEVVAVLCKYVWDSQPNKRLNFTELIKTVVKELEGSFAFVFKSTHFPDEIVAARRGSPLLIGVKTDRKLKVDFVDVELPTAEERVNDVDASGLLAVPAAVAEGPGPKLRRSQSRAFLSEDGMPQPIEFFVASDASAVIEHTKRVLYLEDDDIAHIAEGELHIHRLRRDDTISSVRAIEHLEIELAAIMKGQYDHFMQKEIYEQPESVVNTMRGRVNFDTRSIMLGGLKAYLPVIRRGRRLIFVACGTSYHSCIAVRPVFEELTDIPVAVELASDFLDRRTPVFRDDVAIFVSQSGETADTILAMRYCLERGALCLGVVNAVGSTLSRETHSGVHINAGPEIGVASTKAYTSQYVALVMIAVQLSDDSITKTARRQQIIDGLHDIPAQIRKVLAMDKVLQQMAKDMLSKEKSLLIMGRGYQYATCLEGALKIKEVSYMHSEGILAGELKHGPLALVDEYLPVIFIMTRDSLYPKVQSALAQVTARKGRPIIICNEDDDTVSDNAKVIRVPQTVDCLQGLINVIPLQLLSYHLAVMNGVDVDFPRNLAKSVTTE; encoded by the exons ATGTGTG GAATTTTCTCTTATTGCTCTTTCCTTTGCGAAAGGAACCGCAAATACGTTTGCGATGTTCTTTGCAACGGCCTCGCGAGGCTTGAGTATCGTGGTTACGACAGTGCCG GTATTGGAATTGATGGCGACAGCAAGGGTTCTCCTATGATTCTCTTCAAGGAAGTTGGTAAAGTTGCTGCCTTAAGGAAACACATCAGCGAAGGCATCCCCTGTCCCTTGCCTGATCAAGCGCCtttgaaggagaaggtTGATATGTCCAAGCTTTTCCTCAGTCAGACCTCGATGGCACATACCCGTTGGGCTACTCACGGTGTCCCCAGCCCTGGTAATTGTCATCCTCACGTCAGCGACGTGCAAACCGAGTTCAGCTTGGTTCATAATGGTATCATTACCAATTATAAGGAGCTCAAGCTTGTCCTTCTCAAACGTGGCTATGCTTTCCACAGCGACACCGACACTGAAGTCGTTGCTGTACTTTGCAAATACGTTTGGGATAGTCAGCCCAACAAGCGACTCAACTTCACTGAACTTATCAAGACTGTCGTGAAGGAGCTT GAAGGATCCTTTGCATTCGTGTTCAAGTCTACCCATTTCCCTGATGAGATTGTTGCTGCGCGACGCGGTTCTCCTCTTTTGATCGGTGTTAAGACAGACAGGAAGCTTAAGGTTGATTTTGTTGATGTTGAGTTGCCCACTGCTGAGGAACGAG TGAATGACGTGGATGCCAGTGGTCTGCTTGCTGTACCGGCTGCTGTTGCCGAGGGCCCTGGTCCCAAACTTCGCCGATCCCAATCTCGTGCATTCCTCTCTGAAGATGGTATGCCCCAACCCATTGAGTTTTTCGTGGCGTCCGATGCTAGTGCTGTCATCGAGCACACTAAGCGTGTATTGTATCTTGAAGATGACGACATCGCCCACATCGCTGAAGGCGAGCTTCACATCCACCGCCTCCGTCGCGACGATACCATTTCTTCTGTACGTGCTATCGAACATCTTGAGATTGAACTTGCGGCGATTATGAAGGGTCAATATGATCACTTCATGCAGAAGGAGATTTACGAACAGCCCGAGTCAGTTGTCAACACTATGCGCGGTCGAGTCAACTTTGACACTCGTTCCATCATGCTTGGTGGCCTTAAAGCATACTTGCCTGTTATCCGAAGGGGCAGAAGATTGATCTTTGTCGCCTGTGGTACTAGCTACCACTCTTGTATCGCTGTTCGACCGGTCTTTGAGGAGCTGACCGATATCCCTGTCGCTGTCGAACTTGCGTCTGACTTCCTCGACCGCCGGACCCCTGTATTCCGAGATGATGTCGCCATCTTTGTATCTCAATCAGGTGAAACTGCGGACACCATTCTCGCTATGAGATATTGTCTTGAACGTGGTGCCCTTTGTCTTGGTGTCGTTAACGCTGTGGGCTCCACCCTCTCTCGCGAAACGCACTCTGGTGTTCACATCAACGCTGGTCCCGAAATTGGTGTGGCTTCTACCAAAGCATACACCTCCCAATATGTCGCACTTGTCATGATTGCTGTGCAATTGTCAGATGACTCGATCACCAAAACTGCAAGGAGACAGCAGATCATCGATGGGTTACACGACATCCCTGCTCAGATTCGAAAGGTTTTGGCCATGGACAAAGTGCTGCAACAAATGGCGAAGGATATGTTGTCCAAAGAGAAGAGTTTACTGATCATGGGCCGTGGCTATCAGT ACGCTACGTGCTTGGAGGGTGCGCTCAAGATCAAAGAGGTCTCTTATATGCATTCCGAAGGC ATTCTGGCCGGTGAACTCAAGCATGGGCCCCTTGCCTTGGTTGATGAGTACCTGCCTGTGATTTTCATCATGACCCGAGATTCCTTGTACCCCAAGGTGCAGTCTGCGCTTGCCCAAGTTACTGCTCGAAAAGGTCGACCCA TCATCATCTGCAACGAGGACGATGACACTGTCAGCGACAATGCTAAGGTCATCCGGGTTCCTCAGACTGTCGATTGTCTCCAAGGCTTGATCAATGTCATTCCTCTTCAGCTTTTATCTTACC ACCTTGCCGTGATGAACGGCGTCGATGTGGACTTCCCCCGAAACCTCGCGAAGTCGGTGACTACTGAGTAA
- a CDS encoding D-erythro-sphingosine kinase, putative (Similar to TIGR gene model, INSD accession AAW42898.1) translates to MRPPNQLPVILNNNNLGLLAIQRSTLDVLQLSSDGRPPKRLVTCPLRNVLKAYLAPAPENSARRLDLHFLGGGKGTQLKLVKLHVLVEPIDIPETNEWTRCLMEAAYGSIEPFRNVLILVNPVGGKGKAKNIVQDTVIPMLEAAGATVTVQETTHRLHAEEIARSMDLVYDVIATASGDGLVYEVVNGLAARSDARKALLTPIAPIPTGSANAVCTNLFGVKDTFNIHLATLNIIKGCRLPIDLCSILILPSMTRRFAFLSQAIGLMVDLDIGTENLRWMGDTRFLVGFLKGIANNKGAFCRLRLKVVEDDKQDMARKAKERIRQRTIDGSGVVPLTNQMKSMSVDGDTPVSTNDDIPAAGHGPPAMIQEPTPSASLPIPKSANANYVPDHGPIPDAQPLKYDGTWITIESLPKKPSTKLKNSTQSLKAPPKASTQNKWVDGQGILYFYAGMMPWVARDLMQWPVSIPGDGLIDVVVQSVVPRLTMANAIAGAEKGEAYWMDCQYYYKVSQFIAENLDIENQPLFTIDGEAFPFESFHVEVHTRVANLLSLNGDFFTSDFLKKPTGKN, encoded by the exons ATGCGCCCCCCAAATCAGCTTCCAGTCATCCTCAACAATAACAACCTTGGCCTACTTGCCATCCAACGATCCACTCTAGATGTCCTTCAGCTCTCGAGCGACGGCCGGC CTCCCAAGCGACTAGTCACATGCCCCTTGAGAAACGTCCTCAAGGCATATCTTGCTCCTGCTCCCGAGAATTCAGCGCGGCGGCTGGATCTGCATTTTCTAGGTGGGGGCAAGGGCACGCAGCTGAAACTCGTCAAACTTCATGTGTTGGTTGAGCCCATCGATATACCAGAAACAAATGAGTGGACAAGATGTCTAATGGAGGCAGCTTATGGTT CAATTGAGCCCTTCAGAAATGTTTTGATCTTGGTCAACCCTGTAGGAGGAAAGGGTAAAGCAAAGAATATAGTGCAAGATACTGTTATTCCTATGCTTGAAGCAGCTGGAGCAACTGTAACCGTACAAG AAACTACTCATAGGCTACATGCCGAAGAGATCGCAAGATCTATGGATCTGGTATACGA TGTGATTGCCACTGCTTCCGGAGACGGTCTTGTCTATGAGGTCGTCAACGGCCTTGCAGCCCGCTCTGATGCCCGCAAGGCTTTGTTGACGCCTATCGCCCCCATCCCGACAG GTTCGGCCAATGCTGTTTGCACCAACTTATTCGGCGTGAAGGACACTTTCAACATACATTTGGCTACGCTCAACATTATCAAAG GATGTAGACTCCCCATTGATCTTTGCTCCATCCTTATTCTCCCATCCATGACTCGACGGTTCGCTTTTCTTTCTCAAGCAATTGGTCTCATGGTAGATCTCGACATTGGGACAGAAAATCTCAGATGGATGGGGGATACCAGATTTTTAGTTGGCTTTCTTAAAGGAATAGCGAACAATAAGGGAGCGTTTTGTCGATTGAGACTCAAAGTCGTTGAAGACGACAAGCAAGACATGGCTAGAAAGGCAAAGGAACGGATACGGCAAAGGACGATTGACGGTAGCGGTGTTGTTCCGTTGACTAACCAGATGAAAAGCATGAGCGTAGACGGTGACACGCCGGTTTCTACAAATGATGACATTCCAGCTGCTGGGCATGGGCCCCCAGCAATGATCCAAGAACCTACGCCATCCGCCAGCCTCCCGATACCAAAGTCCGCAAACGCCAATTATGTCCCGGACCATGGTCCCATTCCAGATGCTCAGCCGCTAAAATACGATGGGACTTGGATAACTATTGAAAGTCTCCCTAAAAAGCCATCCACCAAGCTTAAAAACTCTACTCAGAGTTTGAAAGCCCCACCAAAGGCTTCAACACAAAACAAATGGGTTGACGGGCAAGGGATTCTATATTTCTA TGCCGGGATGATGCCATGGGTAGCTCGAGATCTGATGCAATGGCCTGTTTCCATCCCAGGGGATGGTCTGATAGATGTAGTTGTTCAAAGCGTCGTACCGAGGTTGACAATGGCAAATGCGATTGCCGGCGCCGAAAAAGGGGAGGCGTATTGGATGGATTGCCAGTACTACTATAAGG TGTCACAGTTCATCGCAGAGAATTTAGACATTGAGAATCAACCACTTTTTACAATCG ATGGCGAAGCCTTCCCCTTTGAATCGTTTCACGTCGAGGTACATACTCGAGTTGCAAATCTTCTTAGTCTAAACGGAGACTTTTTCACTTCTGATTTCTTGAAGAAGCCAACTGGAAAGAATTAA
- a CDS encoding Hypothetical protein (Similar to TIGR gene model, INSD accession AAW42896.1; CND02920) — MRAPLRNSPRLLAGEGRVHLSASTAHPRFSTSLAAYPLKLLSPIPLPSQPANYAVLYTLAYGGGLVAGDLVSLSVALDPGCGLIMLTQGTTKVYKRRPGLRPLSQLRSSSPPSSDPNLTRQRLHIRLSSSSFLLLLPDSVSPFRSSIYSQTQRFVLPADRTASVLILDWVNSGRGQRPEEDDEEIWSMDSYGSTNEVWVGEERIMRERMVLDNSHFGLKAGDSLSPVANQLSPYNVYATVLILGPHFATLFSYLKYLSDNTRQFQLKKPPGLTWSFSEIDNKLQAGVVRIAACEVEDARKWLREVMTAGGIAALVGEGMWPRCI; from the coding sequence ATGCGAGCGCCGCTGCGGAATTCCCCCCGCCTCCTGGCAGGAGAAGGCCGGGTGCACCTCTCCGCCTCCACCGCACACCCACGCTTCTCCACCAGCCTCGCAGCATACCCTCTCAAACTTCTCTCTCCAATTCCTCTCCCCTCACAGCCCGCAAACTACGCCGTCCTCTACACCCTCGCCTACGGCGGAGGCCTTGTAGCTGGCGATCTCGTCAGCCTGAGCGTGGCGCTTGACCCAGGATGTGGCCTCATCATGCTCACACAGGGCACAACCAAGGTATACAAGCGTCGTCCAGGCCTTCGCCCCCTTTCACAGTTGCGTAGCTCCTCGCCGCCATCTTCAGACCCCAATCTCACACGTCAAAGGCTGCACATACGTctttcctcgtcctccttcttgcttctcttACCTGATTCTGTCTCCCCTTTCCGCTCATCTATCTACTCTCAGACTCAGCGCTTCGTCCTTCCTGCAGACAGGACAGCATCAGTTCTCATTCTCGATTGGGTCAATTCAGGCCGAGGGCAAAGGCccgaagaagatgatgaggagattTGGAGCATGGATAGCTACGGGTCGACAAACGAAGTTTGGgtgggagaggagagaatCATGAGGGAACGTATGGTGCTCGATAATTCCCACTTTGGTTTGAAGGCTGGCGACAGTCTGTCTCCTGTCGCGAACCAGCTGTCCCCCTACAATGTCTACGCCACTGTCCTAATCCTTGGTCCCCATTTTGCCACCCTTTTCTCGTATCTCAAGTATCTCTCCGATAATACGCGGCAGTTCCAGCTGAAGAAGCCCCCTGGTTTGACATGGAGTTTTAGTGAGATAGATAACAAGTTGCAGGCGGGGGTTGTCAGAATTGCAGCATGCGAAGTGGAGGATGCTAGGAAATGGCTGAGAGAGGTTATGACTGCTGGCGGTATAGCGGCTCTGGTAGGAGAAGGGATGTGGCCGAGGTGTATTTAA